The Bacillus carboniphilus genome window below encodes:
- a CDS encoding nucleotidyltransferase-like protein translates to MEDILRPIYQEKASLPSTLGITLILKSQKASPLTDTFDAVLLVITNDSSHKVFVKHYAYGDQKAALHIVHEDQLREWIMFGTNRKIFEWLYSGKILFDRNEFMDRLKEELRDFPFYGRKVKMGLEFAKLIRRYMDGKAFFENKQYLDAYNHIVHSLHHLGRLAVIENGFHPEVTVWNQVKQIEPEIYKLYEELVISEESLDKRLELLFLASEFLIHSKTEIGAGHLLEVMKEKEYWQFQELLSHENLERYSVDLGMLIEYLVEKKIIQVVERETKGPGLYHRYYAYS, encoded by the coding sequence ATGGAAGATATCCTTCGACCGATCTACCAGGAAAAAGCTAGCTTACCTTCAACATTAGGAATAACTTTAATATTAAAAAGCCAAAAAGCAAGTCCGCTAACGGACACTTTCGACGCCGTACTCTTAGTTATCACAAATGATAGTTCGCATAAAGTATTTGTTAAACATTATGCTTACGGAGATCAAAAAGCAGCCTTGCATATTGTTCATGAAGATCAATTAAGAGAATGGATTATGTTTGGAACCAACCGTAAGATCTTTGAATGGTTATATAGTGGGAAAATACTATTTGACCGAAACGAGTTCATGGACAGGCTAAAGGAAGAGTTAAGAGACTTTCCGTTCTATGGACGAAAAGTAAAAATGGGCTTGGAATTTGCTAAGCTTATAAGACGCTATATGGATGGGAAAGCATTCTTTGAAAACAAACAATATCTAGATGCCTATAACCATATTGTCCATTCACTTCATCATTTAGGAAGATTAGCTGTGATAGAAAATGGCTTTCATCCAGAGGTTACAGTATGGAATCAAGTGAAACAGATTGAACCTGAAATATATAAACTATATGAAGAGTTAGTCATAAGCGAAGAGTCACTAGATAAAAGATTAGAACTTTTATTCCTAGCGAGTGAATTCTTAATCCACTCTAAAACAGAAATTGGAGCGGGACATCTGCTAGAGGTTATGAAAGAAAAAGAGTACTGGCAATTTCAAGAGTTGCTAAGTCATGAAAATTTAGAACGTTACTCAGTAGATTTAGGAATGCTGATTGAATATCTAGTGGAGAAAAAGATTATTCAAGTTGTAGAAAGAGAAACAAAAGGTCCAGGTTTATACCATCGCTACTATGCTTATTCATAG
- a CDS encoding YgzB family protein has product MAKYSNKINKIRTFALSLIFVGFIVMYGGIFFRTKPIIMTIFMLLGLLFIIASTIVYFWIGMLSTKAVQVTCPNCKKVTKLLGRVDMCMYCREPLTLDRELEGKEFDESYNKKKM; this is encoded by the coding sequence ATGGCCAAATATTCAAATAAAATAAATAAAATCCGTACCTTTGCGCTGAGTTTAATCTTTGTTGGCTTTATTGTCATGTATGGCGGGATCTTTTTCCGTACTAAACCGATTATCATGACTATTTTCATGCTATTAGGATTACTCTTTATCATCGCAAGTACGATTGTTTATTTCTGGATAGGGATGCTATCCACGAAAGCTGTGCAGGTTACTTGTCCTAATTGTAAAAAAGTGACCAAGTTATTAGGTCGAGTCGACATGTGTATGTATTGTAGAGAGCCTTTAACTCTTGACCGTGAGTTAGAAGGAAAAGAGTTTGACGAGTCTTATAATAAAAAGAAGATGTAA
- the perR gene encoding peroxide-responsive transcriptional repressor PerR, which translates to MTVTEIQLKEALSALKETGVRITPQRHAILEYLIQSMCHPTADDIYKALEGKFPNMSVATVYNNLRVFKDVGLVKELTYGDASSRFDFVTTDHYHVICENCGKIVDFHYPGLDEVEQLASHVTGFRISHHRMEIYGTCDECVKKEAH; encoded by the coding sequence ATGACGGTGACAGAAATACAACTCAAAGAAGCGCTTTCCGCTCTAAAAGAAACAGGTGTTAGAATCACACCGCAACGTCATGCGATTTTGGAGTATTTAATTCAATCAATGTGCCATCCGACTGCTGATGATATTTATAAAGCACTCGAAGGGAAATTTCCAAACATGAGTGTGGCAACAGTTTACAACAATTTACGAGTGTTCAAGGATGTAGGTCTCGTTAAGGAGTTAACTTACGGAGATGCATCTAGCCGGTTTGATTTTGTAACCACTGACCACTATCATGTGATTTGTGAAAACTGTGGGAAGATCGTTGACTTCCACTACCCTGGGTTAGATGAAGTCGAACAGTTGGCATCACATGTAACAGGCTTCAGAATTAGCCATCACCGTATGGAGATTTACGGAACGTGTGATGAATGTGTGAAAAAGGAAGCGCACTAA
- a CDS encoding cob(I)yrinic acid a,c-diamide adenosyltransferase, whose protein sequence is MKIYTKTGDKGTTSLVYGQRVSKNDVRVEAYGTCDEANSLIGQGMSFLHDVSFEGKEDVLKQIHTIQTILFHVGAELATPAGKEVAWKLEEKHIKELESAIDQLDSGLEPLKNFILPGGHPAGATLHVARTVVRRAERIAVGLGESANPLVLSYLNRLSDYLFVAARFINAKIGFTEKNLHQV, encoded by the coding sequence ATGAAAATATATACGAAAACGGGAGACAAAGGTACGACATCTCTCGTCTATGGACAACGTGTTTCCAAAAATGATGTCAGAGTAGAAGCATACGGAACTTGTGATGAGGCTAATTCATTGATTGGTCAGGGGATGAGCTTTTTACATGATGTGTCTTTCGAGGGGAAAGAGGATGTATTAAAACAAATACATACGATTCAAACGATTCTTTTTCATGTGGGTGCTGAATTGGCAACCCCAGCTGGAAAAGAAGTGGCATGGAAGCTTGAAGAAAAGCACATTAAGGAACTTGAATCCGCGATTGACCAATTAGATAGTGGCCTAGAACCATTAAAAAACTTTATCTTGCCAGGGGGACACCCGGCTGGTGCTACTTTACATGTTGCGCGAACAGTGGTGAGACGGGCAGAAAGAATAGCAGTTGGCCTCGGAGAATCAGCTAATCCGCTTGTTCTTTCTTACCTGAATCGACTTTCAGACTATCTATTTGTAGCGGCAAGATTTATAAATGCAAAAATTGGGTTTACTGAAAAAAACCTTCACCAAGTATAA
- a CDS encoding D-2-hydroxyacid dehydrogenase, protein MRIVSSILPTEELQQQVREQFPEDTFEFYKGLKGEDAYHAFLEADVFITYGEDLEEQDIERARNLKWISVMSAGLEKMPFEGIKKKDILVTNARGIHKTPMAEYTLGYMLHHAKRMDAFNQEQGNKKWNRRIPTQELSDATLLVLGAGAIGGEIAKRSQLFGMKTIGVNTSGRPAEYFDQTFSMDNWEEALPLADYIVSVLPSLETTKHLIQEKHFKQMKDSVVFINIGRGDLVQTDILIKALQNKDIAHAYVDVVEEEPLDESHPLWSVENVTITPHISGKSPLYLPRAFDIFSHNLHIYKGVPGEMRNVISLDRGY, encoded by the coding sequence ATGAGAATCGTTTCCTCCATCTTACCTACAGAGGAACTTCAACAACAAGTTCGTGAGCAATTTCCTGAGGATACTTTTGAATTTTATAAAGGTCTGAAGGGAGAAGATGCCTACCATGCTTTTTTAGAAGCAGATGTTTTTATTACATATGGTGAAGATTTAGAAGAACAAGATATTGAGAGAGCTCGAAATTTGAAGTGGATCTCAGTGATGTCAGCGGGATTGGAAAAGATGCCTTTTGAAGGAATAAAGAAAAAAGACATATTGGTAACGAATGCGCGTGGCATCCATAAAACCCCGATGGCAGAATATACACTCGGATATATGCTTCATCATGCGAAAAGAATGGATGCGTTTAATCAAGAGCAGGGTAATAAGAAATGGAATCGCCGTATTCCAACCCAAGAGTTAAGTGATGCGACCTTACTAGTTCTAGGGGCTGGTGCCATTGGTGGAGAAATTGCAAAACGCAGTCAACTGTTTGGAATGAAGACGATAGGGGTTAATACAAGTGGCCGACCAGCTGAATACTTTGATCAAACGTTCAGTATGGATAACTGGGAAGAAGCTCTTCCGCTTGCGGATTATATCGTTTCTGTACTCCCAAGTCTGGAAACTACGAAGCATTTGATTCAAGAAAAGCATTTTAAACAAATGAAGGATTCGGTTGTTTTTATAAACATTGGGCGTGGAGATTTGGTTCAAACAGACATCTTAATTAAGGCGCTGCAAAATAAGGATATTGCTCATGCTTATGTAGATGTAGTGGAGGAAGAACCTTTAGATGAGTCACATCCATTATGGAGTGTTGAAAATGTAACCATCACTCCTCATATTTCGGGTAAAAGTCCGTTATATTTACCACGTGCTTTTGACATTTTTTCGCATAATCTTCATATATATAAAGGGGTACCTGGTGAAATGAGAAATGTAATTTCTTTGGACAGGGGGTACTAG
- the bcp gene encoding thioredoxin-dependent thiol peroxidase, translating to MTISEGQVAPDFTVEASNGEKVKLSDYRGKYVVLYFYPKDMTPGCTTQACDFRDLHKDFEGLNAVILGVSPDPIKSHEKFIDKHGLPFLLLADEDHKLAEDYGVWKLKKNFGKEYMGIERSTFIIDPEGKVVKEYRKVKVAGHVEDALEFIKSQA from the coding sequence ATGACCATTTCTGAAGGACAAGTTGCACCTGATTTTACAGTAGAAGCTAGTAATGGGGAAAAGGTGAAGTTATCAGATTATAGAGGGAAATATGTCGTTCTTTATTTTTACCCGAAGGATATGACTCCTGGATGTACAACCCAGGCTTGTGATTTTAGAGACCTTCACAAGGACTTCGAGGGATTAAACGCAGTGATTCTAGGAGTAAGCCCGGATCCAATTAAATCCCATGAAAAATTTATTGATAAGCACGGTCTGCCGTTCTTGCTGTTGGCGGATGAGGATCATAAGCTTGCTGAAGACTACGGTGTATGGAAGCTTAAGAAAAACTTCGGTAAAGAATACATGGGGATCGAGCGTTCCACTTTTATCATTGATCCAGAAGGAAAAGTGGTGAAGGAATACCGTAAAGTAAAGGTAGCGGGTCATGTGGAGGATGCGCTTGAGTTTATTAAAAGCCAAGCTTAA
- a CDS encoding potassium channel family protein encodes MLIILLVIILFILSLSLGGVWTDDHTRRPTISEHVLYFASLYATVLIGFALLYLVLTINGMAVIQSLADSKNYLTMLTDSLYVSAMTLFTVGYGDFVPTGIGKWIAISEAFIGYLIPTSFVLKVVMEEGLKNK; translated from the coding sequence ATGTTAATTATATTGTTAGTCATTATTTTATTTATACTTTCATTAAGTCTCGGCGGGGTATGGACAGATGATCACACCCGGAGACCGACCATAAGTGAGCATGTCCTTTATTTTGCCAGTCTTTATGCAACGGTTTTAATTGGCTTTGCCTTACTATATCTAGTATTAACAATTAACGGGATGGCAGTGATACAGTCTCTTGCTGATAGTAAAAATTACCTCACTATGCTGACCGACTCCTTATACGTTAGTGCCATGACTCTTTTTACAGTAGGTTATGGTGACTTTGTTCCGACGGGAATTGGCAAATGGATTGCGATTAGTGAAGCTTTTATCGGATATCTCATACCTACGAGCTTTGTCTTAAAAGTAGTGATGGAGGAAGGGTTAAAAAACAAGTAA
- a CDS encoding glutamate-1-semialdehyde 2,1-aminomutase, whose translation MNFTESEKLHKEALEHIVGGVNSPSRSYKAVGGGSPVAMERAKGAYFWDVDGNQYIDYLAAYGPIITGHAHPHITKAISHAAETGVLYGTPTRHEVTFAKMLKEAIPSLEKVRFVNSGTEAVMTTIRVARAYTGRDKILKFAGCYHGHSDLVLVAAGSGPSTLGTPDSAGVPKSIAQEVITVPFNDIEPFKEALDKWGDQIAAVLAEPIVGNFGIVEPKPGFLEQVNELTHNAGALVVYDEVITAFRFMYGGAQNMVGVTPDLTAMGKIIGGGLPIGAYGGRKDIMEKVAPLGPAYQAGTMAGNPASILSGIACLEVLQQEGVYEKMDQLGAKLEQGILEAANKHKVTITINRLKGALTVYFTDEKVVNYEQAERTDGETFARFFKLMLSQGVNLAPSKYEAWFLTTEHTEEDIEKTIQAVDYAFSQL comes from the coding sequence ATGAACTTTACTGAATCAGAAAAATTACATAAAGAAGCATTAGAACATATAGTGGGCGGAGTGAACAGTCCTTCCCGCTCTTACAAAGCAGTAGGCGGCGGTTCACCTGTGGCAATGGAACGTGCAAAAGGGGCGTACTTTTGGGATGTGGACGGTAATCAGTACATCGATTATCTAGCTGCGTATGGTCCCATTATTACGGGCCATGCTCACCCTCATATTACGAAGGCGATCTCACACGCAGCTGAAACAGGTGTACTTTATGGAACTCCAACGAGACATGAAGTTACGTTTGCCAAAATGTTAAAAGAAGCAATTCCTTCTCTAGAGAAAGTTCGCTTTGTGAACTCTGGTACAGAGGCAGTTATGACGACAATCCGTGTAGCGCGCGCATACACGGGTCGAGACAAAATCTTGAAGTTTGCGGGCTGCTACCATGGACATTCCGATTTAGTGTTAGTTGCCGCTGGATCCGGTCCATCTACATTAGGTACTCCTGATTCTGCAGGGGTTCCAAAAAGTATCGCTCAAGAAGTCATTACGGTTCCTTTTAATGATATTGAGCCATTTAAAGAAGCCTTAGATAAATGGGGAGACCAAATAGCCGCTGTACTAGCGGAACCGATTGTTGGTAACTTTGGAATCGTTGAGCCAAAACCAGGATTTTTAGAGCAAGTGAATGAACTAACTCATAATGCTGGTGCACTCGTGGTTTATGATGAAGTTATTACGGCGTTTCGTTTCATGTACGGTGGTGCCCAAAACATGGTTGGGGTCACTCCAGATTTAACGGCCATGGGTAAAATTATTGGTGGCGGCTTACCAATTGGGGCTTACGGTGGAAGAAAAGATATTATGGAAAAAGTAGCTCCACTCGGACCTGCTTATCAAGCTGGTACAATGGCCGGTAACCCTGCCTCAATCCTTTCAGGCATTGCATGCTTAGAGGTTTTACAACAGGAGGGTGTTTATGAAAAAATGGATCAGCTCGGCGCTAAGCTTGAACAAGGAATCCTCGAGGCTGCCAATAAGCATAAAGTCACCATTACCATTAATCGTTTAAAAGGGGCTCTAACAGTTTATTTCACTGATGAAAAGGTCGTTAACTACGAGCAAGCTGAGAGAACAGATGGGGAAACTTTTGCTCGTTTCTTCAAACTTATGCTCAGCCAAGGAGTGAATCTAGCTCCTTCCAAATACGAAGCTTGGTTCTTAACAACCGAGCACACTGAAGAAGATATTGAAAAAACAATACAAGCGGTAGATTATGCATTCAGTCAGCTTTAA